In the Drosophila gunungcola strain Sukarami unplaced genomic scaffold, Dgunungcola_SK_2 000001F, whole genome shotgun sequence genome, one interval contains:
- the LOC128262412 gene encoding leucine-rich repeat-containing G-protein coupled receptor 5: protein MLDGINQEKRRATMAVRCRWRCRRSWSWSWRLALCVLLLRLLLLPAATGHDETKENRATAEENHVHLQEQQQHQQASKQLVVNRTAIASTATPSGIRENVMLPSADPEREAQILYEKSLQEYHGSQLTTASSSSASSSSDGIGGKRTLHAVCERWLQKHCHCSGSLEVLRLSCRGIGILAVPVNLPSEVVVLDLGNNNLTKLEANSFFMVPNLEELTLSDNSIINMDPNAFYGLGKLKRLSLQNCGLKSLPPQSFQGLAQLTSLQLNGNALVSLDGDCLGHLQKLRTLRLEGNLFYKIPTNALAGLKTLEALNLGSNLLTIINDEDFPRMPNLIVLLLKRNQIMKISAGALKNLTALKVLELDDNLISSLPEGLNKLSQLQELSVTSNRLRWINDTELPRSMQMLDMRANPLSTISAGAFRGMTKLRKLILSDVRTLRSFPELEACHALEILKLDRAGIHEVPTNLCRQTPRLKSLELKTNSLKRIPNLSSCRDLRLLDLSSNQIETIQGKPFNGLKQLHDLLLSYNRIKALPQDAFQGIPKLQLLDLEGNAISHIHKEAFSGFTALEDLNLGNNIFPELPEAGLRALLHLKTFNNPKLREFPPPDTFPRIQTLILSYAYHCCAFLPLVAMSSQKKTSQVQEAVLFPSDAEFDMTLWNNSMMNIWPQMHNLSKQLGAAMHDPWDAAANFNEEQLQSQTGGQIATSYMEEYFEEHDVSGPATGYGFGTGLFSGMSTEDFQPGSVQCLPMPGPFLPCADLFDWWTLRCGVWVVFLLSLLGNGTVVFVLLCSRSKMDVPRFLVCNLAAADFFMGIYLGILAIVDAATLGEFRMFAIPWQMSLLCQFSGFLAVLSSELSVYTLAVITLERNYAITHAIHLNKRLSLKQAGYIMSVGWVFALLMALMPLLGVSDYRKFAVCLPFETTTGPASLTYVISLMFINGCAFLTLMGCYLKMYWAIRGSQAWNTNDSRIAKRMALLVFTDFLCWSPIAFFSITAIFGLQLISLEQAKIFTVFVLPLNSCCNPFLYAIMTKQFKKDCVTLCKHFEESRVVGGGGQGGRGAVARTKRGELPPPLLPAATVAHPPGCRCLRMLPSEMPNWHKMEQTPSFWQRLRTFCCGESRRRRKQRRQPQQRRQRAYTAAAANPYQYQFAELRQHRQNRASSISSENFCSSRSSSWRHGPPSSAPVPPGNCSMPLKMLEPHGHPHGHGRRRHSAWLITRKTSQDSNLSSSRNDSSASATTASTSTFRLSRSSAGSSTPLPSIIAHNGKAQLDAVKPRLVRQEAVQEEEDSSPPRLGVRFLPTIPSAADSSVIMEDGDSANTGAAGFLGMPLPGASSGFLIAPTTTATTATTTTTPPPVVLQPVKPPPDPNDAPP from the exons ATGCTTGACGGCATCAATCAAGAAAAGCGACGAGCGACGATGGCAGTGCGTTGCCGGTGGAGATGCCGgcggagctggagctggagctggcgCCTGGCGCTCTGTGTTCTGCTGTTGCGACTGCTTCTGCTGCCAGCAGCAACGGGCCATGATGAAACCAAAGAAAATCGAGCAACAGCCGAGGAAAATCACGTCCAcctgcaggagcagcagcaacatcaacaagcCAGCAAACAACTTGTCGTAAATAGAACCGCCATAGCATCCACCGCCACGCCCTCGGGCATCAGGGAGAATGTGATGCTGCCCTCGGCCGATCCCGAACGGGAGGCGCAGATCCTGTACGAGAAATCCTTGCAGGAGTACCACGGCAGCCAGCTGACCACCGCCTCCTCATcatccgcctcctcctcctctgaCGGCATCGGCGGCAAGCGTACGTTGCACGCCGTCTGCGAACGCTGGCTGCAGAAACACTGCCACTGCAGCGGCAGCCTGGAGGTCCTGCGGCTCAGCTGCCGCGGCATCGGCATTCTGGCGGTGCCCGTCAACCTGCCCAGCGAGGTGGTCGTCCT AGATTTGGGAAACAACAACCTTACCAAGTTGGAGGCCAACTCATTTTTTATGGTACCCAATCTGGAGGAGCT AACTTTGTCCGACAATAGCATCATTAATATGGATCCAAATGCATTCTATGGCCTGGGCAAATTGAAGCGATTGAGCCTGCAGAACTGTGGCCTCAAGTCCTTGCCGCCGCAGTCCTTCCAAGGACTTGCTCAGCTGACCAGCCT acagCTGAATGGCAACGCCCTGGTCAGCCTGGATGGCGATTGTCTGGGCCACCTGCAGAAACTGCGCACCCTGCGATTGGAGGGCAATCTGTTCTATAAAATTCCCACAAATGCGCTAGCCGGACTCAAAACGCTCGAAGCACT CAATTTGGGCAGCAATTTGTTGACAATAATAAACGACGAGGACTTTCCGCGAATGCCAAACTTGATCGTGCT TTTGCTGAAGCGAAATCAAATCATGAAAATCTCCGCGGGAgctctaaaaaatttaaccgccttaaaagtttt AGAGCTGGATGATAATTTAATAAGCAGTCTGCCCGAGGGACTCAACAAATTGTCGCAACTGCAAGAGCT TTCCGTAACCAGCAATCGACTGCGCTGGATAAACGACACCGAACTGCCGAGGAGCATGCAAATGCTGGACATGAGGGCCAATCCCCTGTCGACCATTTCGGCAGGCGCCTTCCGGGGAATGACCAAGCTGCGGAAACT GATCCTGTCGGATGTGCGAACTTTGCGCTCGTTTCCGGAGCTTGAGGCCTGCCATGCCCTGGAGATACTGAAACTGGATCGAGCCGGCATTCACGAGGTGCCAACGAATCTGTGCCGTCAAACGCCAAGACTGAAGAGTTT AGAACTAAAAACCAATTCCCTAAAACGAATCCCAAATTTAAGTAGTTGCAGAGACTTAAGGCTGTT AGATCTATCGAGCAATCAAATTGAAACGATTCAGGGGAAGCCCTTCAACGGACTGAAGCAGTTGCACGATCTTTTGCTCTCCTACAATCGAATCAAGGCGCTGCCCCAAGATGCCTTTCAAGGCATTCCCAAGCTCCAACTACT TGACCTGGAAGGCAATGCAATCTCGCACATACACAAGGAGGCCTTCTCCGGTTTTACCGCTCTGGAGGATCTCAATTTGggcaataatatttttcccGAACTGCCCGAAGCGGGACTGCGTGCTCTGCTCCACCTGAAGACGTTCAACAATCCAAAACTTAGGGAGTTTCCGCCACCCGACACATTTCCCCGGATCCAAACACTCATTCTATCGTATGCCTACCATTGCTGTGCTTTTCTGCCCCTGGTGGCCATGTCCTCGCAGAAGAAAACCTCCCAGGTCCAGGAGGCAGTGCTCTTTCCCTCCGATGCGGAATTCGATATGACCCTTTGGAACAACAGCATGATGAACATCTGGCCTCAAATGC ACAATCTCAGCAAGCAGTTAGGTGCAGCCATGCACGATCCCTGGGATGCGGCTGCGAACTTTAacgaggagcagctgcagtcGCAAACTGGAGGTCAAATCGCCACCAGCTACATGGAGGAGTACTTCGAGGAGCACGACGTGAGTGGTCCGGCCACGGGATATGGCTTTGGAACAGGTCTATTCTCGGGCATGTCCACGGAAGACTTTCAGCCGGGATCGGTGCAGTGCCTGCCGATGCCAGGACCCTTCTTGCCCTGCGCCGATCTCTTCGACTGGTGGACCCTGCGCTGCGGTGTGTGGGTGGTCTTCCTGCTGTCCCTACTGGGCAATGGCACGGTGGTCTTTGTGCTACTCTGCTCGCGCTCCAAGATGGATGTGCCGCGGTTTCTGGTCTGCAATCTGGCTGCGGCGGACTTCTTCATGGGCATCTACCTGGGCATTCTGGCCATCGTGGATGCAGCAACCTTGGGTGAGTTCCGGATGTTCGCCATTCCGTGGCAGATGTCGCTGCTCTGCCAGTTTTCCGGTTTCCTCGCCGTCCTCAGCTCGGAGCTGTCCGTTTACACGTTGGCGGTGATCACCCTGGAGCGGAACTACGCCATCACCCATGCCATTCACCTGAACAAGAGACTTTCGCTGAAGCAAGCGGGCTATATAATGAGTGTGGGCTGGGTTTTCGCCCTGCTGATGGCCTTGATGCCTCTTCTCGGCGTTTCGGACTACAGAAAGTTTGCCGTGTGCCTGCCCTTTGAGACGACCACTGGGCCTGCGAGCTTGACCTATGTGATCTCACTGATGTTCATCAATGGGTGTGCTTTTCTCACTCTGATGGGTTGCTACCTGAAGATGTACTGGGCCATCAGGGGCAGTCAGGCGTGGAATACCAACGATTCGCGCATTGCCAAGCGGATGGCCTTGTTGGTATTCACGGATTTCCTCTGCTGGTCGCCCATCGCCTTCTTCTCCATCACGGCCATCTTTGGCCTGCAGCTGATTTCGCTGGAACAGGCCAAGATCTTCACGGTTTTTGTGCTGCCTCTGAACAGCTGTTGCAATCCCTTTCTATATGCCATAATGACGAAACAGTTCAAGAAGGACTGTGTGACATTGTGCAAGCACTTTGAGGAGTCACGCGTTGTGGGCGGCGGTGGGCAGGGTGGGCGTGGCGCAGTGGCGCGAACGAAGAGGGGTGAACTACCGCCACCTTTGTTGCCCGCTGCGACAGTTGCACATCCACCAGGTTGCCGCTGCCTGCGGATGCTTCCCAGCGAGATGCCCAATTGGCATAAGATGGAGCAGACACCGAGTTTTTGGCAGCGGCTGAGGACCTTCTGCTGCGGGGAGAGTAGAAGGCGCAGGAAGCAGCGAAGGCAGCCGCAGCAGAGGCGCCAGCGAGCCTACACCGCGGCAGCTGCGAATCCCTATCAGTACCAGTTCGCCGAACTGCGACAGCATCGCCAGAATCGAGCCAGCTCCATTTCCAGCGAGAACTTCTGCAGCTCGAGGTCATCCAGCTGGCGGCACGGTCCGCCCTCGTCCGCCCCCGTACCGCCGGGCAACTGTAGCATGCCGCTGAAGATGCTGGAGCCCCATGGCCATCCGCACGGTCATGGACGGAGGCGCCACTCCGCCTGGCTGATCACCCGCAAGACGTCGCAGGACTCCAACTTGTCCAGCTCGAGGAACGACTCCTCCGCCTCGGCCACCACCGCCAGCACCTCCACCTTCCGGCTGTCCCGCTCCAGTGCCGGCAGCAGCACACCCCTGCCCTCGATCATAG CCCACAACGGCAAGGCCCAGTTGGATGCTGTGAAGCCCAGACTGGTACGCCAGGAGGCAGtccaggaggaggaggactcGTCGCCACCGCGCCTGGGAGTGCGTTTCCTGCCAACCATTCCCTCGGCTGCCGACAGCTCGGTCATCATGGAGGACGGCGACTCGGCCAACACGGGAGCAGCCGGGTTCCTGGGCATGCCACTGCCTGGAGCATCGAGTGGCTTCCTCATTGCACCCACCACAACCGCAACAACCGCCACAACCACGACGACACCACCACCGGTGGTGCTTCAGCCGGTGAAGCCACCACCCGATCCCAACGACGCACCGCCATGA